In the Gopherus flavomarginatus isolate rGopFla2 chromosome 6, rGopFla2.mat.asm, whole genome shotgun sequence genome, one interval contains:
- the TMEM151A gene encoding transmembrane protein 151A has product MLGEGALPDPPPAGDPHREEQRPLKQSLSSSLWRESHWRCLLLTLLMYGCFGAVAWCHLSTVTRLAFDGASRGTSTVYHTSPCSDGYLYIPLAFLAMLYLLYLVECWHRFAQARRQPRASTANVHQLVQHMQQAAPCVWWKAVSYHYIRRTRQVTRYRNGDAYTTTQVYHERVNTHVAESHFDYTAHGVRDISKELLGLAEHPATRLRFTKCFSFASAQAEAAYLAQRARFFGQNEGLDDYLEAREGMRLQDINFQEQLMVFPEPGHPPWFARRSAFWAASLALLSWPLRVLAGYRTANVHYHVEKLFGTEDGPGSLEPSGYGSPIPRVATVDMTELEWHICSNRQLVPSYSEAVLMDAVMAGRAYLRGWQRCRRTLSSNSLPSCSTRAFYARLPFSCSRFSLGRSIFRSLSGGGAERQPLGNPPSYHDALYFPVIIMRSGETCPPQGTPGTAAGTPL; this is encoded by the exons ATGCTCGGCGAGGGGGCGCTGCCCGACCCGCCCCCCGCGGGGGACCCGCACCGGGAGGAG CAGCGCCCCCTCAAGCAGTCGCTGAGCAGCTCGCTGTGGCGGGAGTCACACTGGCGGTGCCTACTGCTCACCTTGCTGATGTATGGTTGCTTTGGTGCCGTGGCCTGGTGCCACCTCTCCACTGTCACCCGCCTGGCCTTTGATGGGGCATCCCGGGGAACCTCCACTGTCTATcacaccagcccctgctcagaCGGCTATCTCTACATCCCGCTGGCCTTCCTGGCCATGCTCTACCTGCTCTACCTGGTGGAGTGCTGGCATCGCTTTGCCCAGGCCCGGCGCCAGCCCCGGGCCAGCACTGCCAACGTGCACCAGCTGGTGCAGCACATGCAGCAGGCAGCGCCTTGCGTGTGGTGGAAGGCAGTGAGCTACCACTACATCCGTCGGACGCGCCAGGTGACCCGCTATCGCAATGGTGATGCCTACACCACCACGCAGGTGTACCACGAGCGGGTCAACACCCACGTGGCTGAGAGCCACTTTGACTACACGGCCCACGGTGTGCGTGACATCTCCAAGGAGCTGCTGGGCCTGGCTGAGCATCCGGCCACGCGCCTGCGCTTCACCAAGTGCTTCAGCTTTGCCAGTGCCCAGGCCGAGGCTGCCTACCTGGCGCAGCGGGCACGCTTCTTCGGCCAGAACGAGGGGCTGGACGACTACCTGGAGGCACGAGAGGGCATGCGGCTGCAGGATATCAACTTCCAGGAGCAGCTGATGGTCTTCCCTGAGCCAGGTCACCCTCCCTGGTTTGCCCGGCGCTCGGCCTTCTGGGCAGCCTCGCTGGCACTTCTGTCCTGGCCACTGCGGGTGCTAGCTGGTTATCGCACAGCCAATGTGCACTACCACGTGGAGAAGCTCTTTGGTACTGAGGATGGGCCTGGCTCCCTGGAGCCCTCTGGCTATGGGAGCCCCATCCCACGTGTGGCCACGGTGGACATGACAGAGCTGGAGTGGCACATCTGCTCCAACCGCCAGCTGGTGCCCAGCTACTCAGAGGCGGTGCTGATGGATGCTGTCATGGCAGGCCGTGCCTACCTGCGGGGCTGGCAGCGCTGCCGTCGTACACTGAGCAGCAACTCGCTCCCCTCTTGCAGCACCCGGGCCTTCTACGCCCGCCTGCCCTTCAGCTGCAGCCGCTTCTCGCTGGGCCGGAGCATCTTTCGCAGcctgagcgggggcggggcagagagGCAGCCCCTGGGGAATCCACCCTCCTACCATGATGCTCTCTACTTTCCGGTGATCATCATGCGCAGTGGGGAGACTTGCCCCCCACAGGGCACCCCGGGCACAGCGGCTGGGACACCTCTCTGA
- the YIF1A gene encoding LOW QUALITY PROTEIN: protein YIF1A (The sequence of the model RefSeq protein was modified relative to this genomic sequence to represent the inferred CDS: inserted 2 bases in 2 codons), with the protein MTVWPIHVXRRPIGTGERLAGDVAAAGSQGPVRGARSERRARESARXARSSLLFIPTKPRAERAMAYHQGYGGQGSKHRGRGPLVPPAPDPHQLFDDTSAGFPHAQGTPASGIDMGFNTLLADPMANVAVAYGSSIASQSKDIVHKEIHRFMSVNRLKYFFAVDTAYVTKKLALLLFPYAHQNWEVRYSRDTPLTPRQDINAPDLYIPSMAFITYILLAGIALGLQQRFSPEVLGMCASTAFVWVIIEVLALLLSLYLVTVQSDLTPFDLLAYSGYKYVGMILAVLGGLLFGSDGYYVALAWTSCALMYFLARSLRMKLHSSLVPDGMGHPRGSGRGQTYVTLGAAACQPLIVYWLTFHLVR; encoded by the exons ATGACCGTTTGGCCAATCCACG GCCGGCGGCCAATCGGAACTGGGGAGCGTCTGGCCGGGGACGTGGCCGCTGCCGGGTCTCAGGGGCCGGTCCGGGGCGCCCGCAGCGAACGAAGGGCCCGTGAAAGCGCCC TGGCCCGCAGCTCATTGTTATTCATACCCACAAAGCCCCGCGCTGAGCGCGCCATGGCCTATCACCAGGGCTACGGGGGGCaag GCTCCAAGCACCGAGGCCGGGGCCCCCTGGTCCCTCCTGCCCCAgacccccaccagctctttgaTGACACCAGTGCTGGTTTCCCACATGCACAAGGCACCCCTGCCTCAGGAATCGACATGGGCTTCAACACCCTCCTGGCTGACCCAATGGCTAATGTGGCTGTGGCCTATGGCTCCTCCATCGCCAGCCAGAGCAAGGACATTGTCCACAAGGAG ATCCACAGGTTCATGTCAGTGAACAGACTCAAATATTTTTTTGCCGTGGACACTGCCTACGTGACCAAGAAGCTGGCGCTGCTGCTCTTCCCGTATGCACACCAG AACTGGGAGGTTCGGTATAGCAGGGACACACCCCTGACGCCCCGGCAGGACATCAATGCACCAGACCTGTACATCCCCA GCATGGCCTTTATCACCTACATCCTGTTGGCCGGCATAGCCCTGGGCCTGCAGCAAAG GTTCTCCCCGGAGGTGCTGGGCATGTGTGCCAGCACTGCCTTTGTGTGGGTCATTATCGAAGTCCTCGCCCTGCTCCTGAGTCTGTACCTAGTGACAGTGCAGAGTGACCTCACGCCCTTCGACCTGCTCGCTTACAGTGGGTACAAATATGTGGG GATGAtcctggctgtgctgggggggctgctCTTTGGCAGTGATGGGTACTATGTGGCCCTTGCCTGGACATCCTGTGCCCTCATGTACTTCCTG GCACGGTCCCTGCGAATGAAGCTGCACTCGTCCCTGGTGCCAGATGGGATGGGGCATCCCAGAGGCAGTGGGCGTGGTCAGACTTATGTCACCCTGGGGGCTGCTGCCTGCCAGCCACTCATCGTCTACTGGCTCACCTTCCACCTGGTCCGCTGA